CCTTGGGACGAGGAGGTGAGGTGGTACACCCTGGTGGCGCCGGCGGGGTGCTTGTCGCCCGTGGCGGCGATCTGCACGCGGTCGAACTGCTGGCCGTCGAACCTGTAGGCGGCCACGAAGGGCTCCACGTTCTTCATGCTCATGGCCCAGTTGGGGTTGCGGACCTTGAGGGTGAGCGAGAGGTTGTAGGCGATCCCCGTCACCGGGGAGGTGAGCAGGTCGAACCTGGTGAGCGAGGCGTCCTCCACGGTGATGGTGACGTGGCGGAGGTAGACGAAGGCGGCCAGGAGGACGGCGAGGAGGACCACGACCGCGACGACGCCGAAGCAGATGAAGAGGTACTTGACTTCGTCCCTCGTCAGGTAGCAGTCGTCGTCGCGGCCGCACATTGTTGCCGCCGGCCGGAGGCTTTTCTTCTCGGCGGAGGTGGTGTTTATCAGGAGTTTGCTGCCATATACTGACTCTAGAGGAGGTGGGTGTTTATCAGGGACTAGAGCCTGTGGGTAGAATCTCTGGATGGGGGTGGAAGCAAGCAAAGTATCTACGTGGTCCGTGTGATTGTGTATAGCATTTGCGAACAGCTCAACTGCCATGTGAATTTGCTTTTGTCACTCACACTCTGGTAGGAGCAGAGCATCCGACATGTGTGTCGCTCGTCTTGCCATAAGAAAAGGGCCCACATATGGGTCCAGCTGCGTCTCAGGGTCCCTTCGAAACAAAACGCTAATATAAAAGCTACACTGGCAGTCCGTGGGCAGTTACCGGTCACACCTCATATTTTTTACTATGCATCCGAGTATCTCATATTTCACCCCCAAAATTcatacaaagcatgcaaaagaaaaaaattctgcgTGCTGTGCAAAACTGCGCTTCGGCGTCGCCGGATCTCTATGGTGGGCACCGGGTAGACGGGAGCGTAGGAGCGCTCGTCCATATCGGCAAGCATCTCGTCAACTTCTGCTTCCTGATCCACCTGGAGGAtacggcggttggcctcctcctttGCCTCCGATTGGAGGGAATCGAGGATTGCCTGCTGCCCCGCCTGCAGATCCGCGTCCCCCGCGCCCCCacgtcctccttctcctcctcatccACCTCGTCCTTCTCGAACTCCTCTTTCGGATCCACCGCACCCGGTGGAAGCCCCGCGGGCCGCGGCGATCCGGGCTTCGCACCTTGCCCGGGTCTGCTCAAGGAGCTGCAGTTGGTGCTACAACGTTAGATAAGGGTAGCTCCTAACCCGTCGGCGTTGTGGCATGGCTACTTGATTGTGGTGGCGGACGGCGGGCGGCTGACGATTGAAATGTGGAGGTGGACGGCAATTGAAAAGTGGCGGTGGCGGACGAGAGGGGAGGAAATGTGGACGGATAGGGTTTCGGGGCCGGCGCCTGTCTTAAATAGCCGGGCTAGGGGGCTTGCGCGGCGCGCCGGAGCGCTGACAAGCGGTGCCATCAGTCTGTCTAGCGAGACGAGTTTCAGACCGTCGGGTTTCATAGTGTTTTCCTAGGGGACCCGCACGTCAGTCCGACGTGGCGGACGCGGCCGATCGCGCCCGAGCCTTTTCATATCCGTCCCAGATATGGGTTGGATATGAAGGGTGCATGTCAGCCCAGACGTTTGAGACTCGTTTGAGAcacccggttgtagatgctctaatatcTCAAAAGTGACGGGCCGTCCGCCTGAGCGTTTGAGgcacccggctgtagatgctctaataccTCAAAAGTGAGACGGCCAGTCCATCCGTGGATAAGACTCGGTCACCCCTCATTTCTCCTATTTTCATAATACACCATGCAACATGAAATTAAGCTACGTACTGTATCAAACTACTCTAATCGTCGTCTGATAtttcgatgacctcgatgtcggaCAGAGCGGCCTTGTGGTCGTTGACGGTGGGTTGCCACTCCAGCTCCTCGGCGATTGCCACCTCCACGTTGGCGATGAGTTCCTTGCGCTTCATGTTTGCCTCGCAGATGTAGCGTCGGTTTTCCTTGAGTTCCACTGGATGGACTCGACGATGACCTACTTCTTCGCTACCTTCTCTGCTTGGGTGACCTCGAATTCGGCCAGCGCGTCGTCCATGGTGAATCCGCCCTGCTCCGGTGCCAGATACGCCTCGCCCTCGTCCTCCTAGGATTCGTCCCACACCGCGTTCTCCCATCTCAACGCCCCTCCTGCTCCGGAGAGTACGGAGGCATGCCGGCTACAATGCGAGCGATGCGTCGTGTGTAGGCGGCCCGCATCTCCTTCTGGATGGCCGCCTGACCCCACGAAGTAAGCATCTTGTAGCAGGTGATTTGATTGTGGAACATGGCTACAGGCTGACGGCGAGCTCGTAGCGGATTAGGGCGCGAACGGGGCTCAGTGGCGGCGCGGAGGGAAGGATGAAAATGGAAGTGGCTAGAATTGTGGCTCACCGCCTAGCTTAAATAGCCGAATTTGACTTCTCGGGCAGTGCACCGAGGCCGCGACATGCTTCCTCGCCGGACCGATGGGTTCAAAAAATATGCAGCAGCATGCAGAGGTCTATGGAGCTGCGTACACCATCTTTCATCCATCATATTAAATATTGTAATGTAGCTGATCAAAATAAAATTTAAATGGTCAAATTTAACTAAATTAAGATTAAGGTATCTACAAGCTCATTTATGGGTTACAGAGTCACTGTAGTAACGTACCTTTTCTTGTTTTTTTTATAACACGTACCTTTTCTTGTTAAATAAATTTTGTTTCATGTTATCTTTTGCACGATCCATATCATCATAGATGAACGACATTGATGTCTCGTCTGAATTCACCAGTCGAAGAATTCTTAAAATTGGGGTGCAGCCTGCCACAAATTGCGGAAAACCACAAAGCTGACTATTAGAGCATGGGTGCATTGGAGTACATTTTTTTAACCACTCATAAATGGTGCTTAAAAGTTtcgtttaaaaaatatattttttggccTAAGTACACATTAAATTTTGTTCAATAATACGCTGTATTGTATGCTACACACACAAAAATCCAACCCCCAAATTAACAGAAAACAAACCTAATTTTTTGCATGCAGTTGTCTTTTTTGTCTCACATGCAAGCacgtatattgatgaaaatttaaacagTTATAGTACACTAATATACCTGCATGTACacaattttttttcgattttttcagACCGTAAAACCCATTTTTTAACTTCAAAAAAAGGGCTCTATGTGTCCGTGCTCCAAAGGCATTATTCACAAAACCTACGGCTATCCAAAACAATTCCTGGAACAATCTCCCCTTCTTTTCTGTAGAATTATATCTACTGACCCTCTAATCTGTCGAAGTGAACATATTGATTAGTCTGCCCTTTTAAAAAAAGTTGCCGCATTTCCATTAAACATAATAGAGCAAATACAACTCACATGGGACTGAAAAGAAATATCCAGGGAGGACACATGTCTAGAGACAATTACACAGAAAACCCAATGAAAATCAGAGGTAACTTGAACTTGTTGGGGCCTCTGTGCAGAGGCATACCGTTGCCCACCAGCGTTCACTGTCATCGCCAGGGCGGCCTCCAGAAGAAAATAAAGTGAGGATCCATTGAATCTAGGACCAAGGAAACACCATCGCTGAAGTAGCTTTATGAGCCGAAGAAGTGGCCTGCGATGAATGGTAAAGCCAATGTCGCTGTGGCGCGTCGGCCGGGGTTTCTCCCCATGTTCCTCGGACCGCAGATCTTGTTTGCTCGGCCAACATCGTTGGAGAGGCGTGTCAGATCTGCCCTCCATCAACCACAAACCTTGCACCTGAACAAGCATCTCCTGAACATCGACGACACCACTGTCTGATGGAGCACTGGATGCTGGCAGACACCTAAATTCATCTCGTTCGGACACCCTGGCAAAGCCGGAGCAAGCATCACCTAGGAAGGAGCGGACCGGAGGAAAATTATTCCACAACGGCGCTGTTGCCGCTACCTCAACGCCACCGCCCAGAACACCAAATCGTTCACCAAGATCCAAGAGGAACCGGGCGGCGAAAACGGAAACTCTAGATCCATTACCACGAACGGAGAAGATCACCGTGATGGCAGAAGAACATAGGTATTCACCGCCGCCGTCATAACCGCCAGAGCCGATAGAACTGACGGGGAAACACTAGCTACTAGAACCTACACCTAAAGCCTACTGCACAGAGATCCGCACGAGGATCCCGGTGGCCCTCACCCACCAACGACCACTAGGTCATCAGGGATGGGGAGCCGCTGGGATCGATGCCGGAACGCGCAGCGCACGGGGCAAGCGGTTGCCTTTTTCTCCTGGTTCGTGGGAGACGGAACTAACCCCTGGGTGATCAGTGTGCCCTTGTGCTCATGTAGACAATCCAAAATCAAATAGGATGTAGCAAATCTTGTCACTGCTGCCCTAATCAAATCCTTCCCATCGGTAAGAACCAAATATATGTACTCCCTATGATCCATTAAACCAGCGATAATTAATATATGGATTGGAGAGAGTAGCGATTTTCCGGCCCTTTGTAATTGTTGTCAATGCATCCTAATCTTCTTTCCAAAATCCTCAAGAACTAAATAGATACAATGAGATACACATGGAGGTGGCAACCGGCTATGTCGACAAGGTATGTGTGTGTGTAGAGGGGGGCGGGTGTGTGCAGTCGATCGATGGTCACGGTTTCAGCTTTGATAAACTTACAAAATGTTGTTAATATAGAAAAGTGGAAAGGAAAAAATATATTGTTACTAAAAGGAGAGAGAAATTAAGGAGCAATGTCGGTTAAGATGTAAAGATGGAGGGGGAAAATTGTACTAGGTTGCTAAGTGAAAAGAAAAATGAGAGAGTGAAATATTTTTTTTAAGCGGAGGGGATTCGGGAGTGGTTGCTTCGTTCGAAATTTGTGCTGGGGGTAGAATTGTCAATTGAGTAGCGAACGTTTCTCCCTTTCCCCACCTCGAATCGagcaaggcggcgggcggcggcgaatcGGGCGGATCCGCTTCGATCCaggcagagagagagggggaagggagTCGAGAGCTCGCGGGCGAAGATGCTGACCCTCCTCTCCGACCTCGCGGAGATCGCCCAGGACGTGGACGCGCCCGGGCGGGACGCCGTGCTCCTCCGCGTCGACCGCCTCCGACACGCTCCGACGGCGCTGGAGGTCCTGCTCCACCTCGTCGAGCACCACGACTGGCGGGTGCTCAACCTCCGCCACgtcagggaggcggcggcgctgggcggAGCGCTGACCGACGCCAAGCGCTTGCTCCGAAGGCTTCGCCGCGCCCTCGTCAAGCTCTCCGAAGCACGCGGGACTCTGCTGGAATCCATCGCGAGGATCGAGGACAGCTACAGGGGCTTCCTCCTGCCTGACCTCGCCGGGTTCGAGGCCCTCTGCGCTGGAGTACGCCGCTTTGTCGTCGCCGCTGAGTCGCACCAGGTGGGCAGCGGGAGCCTGGTGGCTGGCATCGACTCTCAACTCGAGGCCGTGCGCCGGCGGCGGCCTAAGATGAACTTCGCCATCCCCTCCTCCTTCAGGCGCTACGACCTGTACATCGACTTGAACCAGTCCATCCTGTTCCTCCGCCGAGCTCACGAGAAGGTCGACAGGAGGTTGTCCCGCCTTCACCCTGTCGTCGCCGCTCTGCAGGAACAGGCAGCACGCCTGGAGGAAACGACGCACGGGGTCAGTCGTCCAGCGCCCCAGACGCTCAACATCGCCAGGTCCTTGTGGACATCTACCTCCGCACTCGCGCACTCAGCTGGCAACTCCACATACAACGTTTTGATCCCCTGCATCGCCAATCATCTGGAGCTGCTCCGAGCTTCGCTGGCCGCACCCCTGGCTCTTCCATACGAGTGGTTCACTGGAGTTATCAACATCTGTTCGCTCCGTGACATCGCCGACCTACGCGACATCTCCCGTCCACTACTCGACGATGAGCCCTCCCACCGCATCCATGTCGTCGTCGGTGGAGTGAGGGCGCTCGTGGAGGCTCAGGGAATGCACGTACAGCTGATGACCGGTGTGGATGAGCGCCGGTGGGTGGTGCAGGGACTGCCCCAACTTGCGCAGGCGGTGATGCTCTCCAACGGACTCTCCGCGCTCAAGGTTGCCTTGGACAGAGCGCACCGGGGTAATGTCTACAGTGCCGATGGTGAAGTGATTGCCCCTGAATACTTTGATGATGTGCGTGAGCGTGCATCAGAGGTTCAAGACATCGTCGACAGCGACCCTACTGTCATCTCCTCTGGGGCACCTGCTCTCCTCACCCGCGTGGCAGAGCTCTTAGACAATGAGCGGCAGGACAAGGTTTTCGATGTTATTCTGGAGCTGAACGCCGTTCAGCTTGAGGGCATAATTTTCATCTAGGCATGATTGCATGATAgtctctgttgtgatgctagtctGAACGCCGTTCACCTTGTAGATGTCATTTTTGTCTAGGCATGATTGCATGATAGTCTCTGTTGCGATGCTGGGCTGAACATTGTTCACCGTGTGGATGTCATTTTCTTGCACGCATGATACTCTCAGTTGACATACGATTGGACATGACACGAGATGAAATACTAGCTTAATGCTCCATATGAAGATCGAACTGGTGTTCTCTTGGCTGTAGTTTTCTTAGAGTTTGCTTGTTTCTGTTATGCTTGAGCACTTGGTTGTGTTCTTGCTGCTGGCTGTGCTTGAGTAGTTGCTTCTATCTATTGTGCTTGAgcacttgcttgtgttcttgctgctGGCTGTGCTTGAGTAGCTGCTTCTATCTATTGTGCTTGAGCACTTGGTTATGTTCTTGCTGCTGgttctgttgttgttgctgctggctTAGTCCTCTTTGATGGCCTGTTTAATTGCTCCTGGTAAATGAAAGAGAAGTATCATTAAGAGTCCCTACAATTAAGAAAGATCAGTATTAAATCCAGAGAAAAGATACTACCTCTATGCTTCCTTTTTGCTCCCTTTCCTATTTCTTTTTGCTGCTCTAATGCAGGTGCCACTGGATTTCTTGCCTCTTTCTGGATTCTGAATACATTTTCTTTTGTTATGATCATAACTTCGAGATACACAACATCTTATTCTACAACCCTTCTTTGTCAGCTTtccatttcttttttttttcaccttcctcttttcttctttttgtCTCCTTTCTTCCTGGCATTATCCTATGACGTGGTGGATGTGGCTTTGGATTTTCTGACACCGGCCAACTCACTTTTCCCACAACTGGTTGCAGCACATGATCATATATCTTGGTTGTATTCAGAGTAGCATGGTGCAATGAAACCAAACATCTTGTTGTATCTCTGCCACAAGTGTAGATTGCACTTACGTCATAGGTACTCAAGGACAACCAGGCCAACTGCACtttgcactcaccctcttcctctcATCCTTTGGAAAAAGTAGGTGATGGAAATTGGCTAATCCATACTTCAGCAGTGCTTGTTTGAATTCGCGGCTATGGGTAAATGCCATTCCAACTGCAAACTCTGGCTTCTCATTATTGTCATCAAACACTCTATGTGTTGTCTTCTTCCTCCTTACTTTATTAACCTCTCCATCACTGCCTTCATCGTATGATAGATCATCATCACTAACAAAATAGGGTGTGCCCTCTCCACCTGAATCTTCAAGATTGCAGGTCACAGTAAATTCATCAGGGACATTACAAGATTTATGTTCTTCTTGTCTCAAGTCAACATCTTCCTTTTCACTTTCTCTCAATTCTTTTGCATATTTCCTCAACTTGAGAACTTCATCGTCAGAAGCAGAGCTATTACTCTCTGATGGGGGAACGACATAATCACTGTCACCTGAAGATGCATCATCACTATCTATTTCCTCTTCCTGTTCAACTAAGATAGCTTTTTCCTTTTCTAACTGGTAACTTATCTCTCTTCTCAAGCTGATCGAATAAGTTTGAGGATTGCCAAGCCTCCGGTTCTGGAACTTGCTGCTCCTCCTCTGCTCCATATTGTTCAGTTGATAGATCACGTGATTTATCTTTACCATTTGTTGGCCCTAAATTTTCACATAGATAGATAACAAGTTCGAGTATTAGTAACCTCTTCTGTTCAAATCATATGCTTATTGCTCTATAATGTCTGATTTCCAATGGCAATGACATGCTTGGGATCAAGTTGGCTGAACAATTGAAAGAGCATTACATATTAAGACAAAATTTATTGCTTCCCTGCCCTCAACCTGAGGGCTGATTTTCAGTTGAATCAAGCCATAAGTATTAACTACTAGAAATACTGTTGCCATGGACGCCAGTTGTGAAGGTTCTAACAGTGTGCTAAACAGTACACACAGATTTATACTGCAAATCTTCCCTCAAGATGTTATCTGCAGCATTGCTTATGTTGTCTGGATGCTACCACTCTTGAGAGGCCTTGACTGATTTGCTAGGAATCCTCGTGCCTACGAAACATAGTGATTTAACTAAGATTCCTTGGTTGGGCATTATGTCTAACTGTGGTTGCAGTTTGAGCATTGACGTTGGGAGGGTTGCTCCTCATTTGTGGATAGAAGTAACCGTGCCGGTACAGATCAGAACATATTTATGCAGTTTAAACAAATGTAGATTGGAATTACTGCTGCTAATGATGTACCATCTCCAAGTTGGCATCCCCCTTTTCTTGTTGTTGATTTTATACAACCTAAGAAGATTGTTTTGCACGTTCACGGAGATTGGCCGGTTACCTCCAGAGCCAAACGGAACCTTATCTCTTCTTAGTCAGAAGTTTGGGAGGGGACATGAAGGTATTCAACCTTGTGTTATGTACAAACACTTGCAGAAGTTGTGATTTTTATAAGGGAATTTTGTTTAGATATGGGTGAATTGTAATGAGAGCTATTGATCAATGCAGTCATGGCTGCAGTTTAAAAGCTTTGCTCGGTTTCTTGTTTAGCTGcctttgatttttatttttttgtactgCAAGATGAAACTAGGGTGAATGATGTCGTGCTGAGTTGCTCTTGGATGATGTCAGGTTGAATCTCGAGGTTCTCAACTATTGTGGTGCAGAGCTGTTTTTCTGTCATTTTGGAGTAAAGTTGTAGATATTTGTGATGTTCTGGATCAGAGGTCTTTACAAGGAACTGGTAGCAGTTCTTGTGAGTGGAGGCCCTTGATAAACTACAGTGATAAGTTAGCTATAATATACTCTTCGGCAGTATCAGAACTATACTTAGAACAACACTACATTTATTTGTTATCGCCGCATTAACATTTTTTTCTGACTCCAACTTGTTGCAGACCCTCTAGTCGTGTACAGATACTTCAGCATATCTCTAATCGATTGTTCTTGCCCACTGATTGGTTTAAATTCAGATTAGAATGAAAGAGCATCTTCTTGATTTGTAATCAAGTGATTATGTACTTTACTATTCAATAAAATGTCTGTTGTAAACCATGCCTAATTACACTCTCCAGAGGGGAATGCGGGGCGATCGCTTGGGTCATCCACGtatcttagggcatgtacaattgtTTTATCTTAGTtatcttagggcatgtacaattgtTTTATCTTAGgaatgccacgtaggataaatgatgaggtggatgagagagaaatcataagaaaaagATTCTTTTCTCTTATTTAATtaagagaagacaaaaaatgatctcttagcacaatatgtctcaccatatttttaggaatagctagttcttgaagataaggctaagagatgacccattataGACATGTTTTTttatcatctctaaattacatgcaagacataagataagactacctatcaaccattgtacatgttcTTACTTTTACTGAGGGAAAATGATTTTCTTTTGGGAATGAGAAATACTTCCCAGGTAAAACCTCCCCCAGTAAAAATAGCGATAGACACTTACCCCGTATGTCTCCTTCGAGTCGAAGCTCTTCCCGTTCCTCTcgttctcctcttcctctcctctgcACCACCGCCGACGCGTGTGCTCTCCTCAAAGGAGAGAGCCGCCCTTGTTCTAGGCAAGGCTGCTCCtccctctcgtggccggctgtgctgtcgcgcaggcctcaccgctccatcctactctcatcgctggcctggcgatccctctactcacccacaccttctgttattctccggtgacggcagcgaACCAGTAAACCTCATACTCCCCTCGGCGTGGGatagtcttccccggctccgtgtcgtttccttccgaggcctcgctgtcgtccaccgccttgatgctctcgacgcggcgtggtcaacatggtcaacgaacggcGTGGtcaaaggctgacagctgggtccacgggcgcacgcaaggaagtgcctccttattacacgcaaaataatgattcctccacctgacagagggGACCCACGggaaggtgataacccacaagtataggggatcgtttgtagcctttttcgataaataagagtgtcgaacccaatgaggagctaaacgtagaacaaatattccctcaagttctatcgaccaccgatacaactctctacgcacacttgacgtttgctttacctaaaagaagtatgaaact
This DNA window, taken from Triticum aestivum cultivar Chinese Spring chromosome 1D, IWGSC CS RefSeq v2.1, whole genome shotgun sequence, encodes the following:
- the LOC123175701 gene encoding NDR1/HIN1-like protein 10 translates to MCGRDDDCYLTRDEVKYLFICFGVVAVVVLLAVLLAAFVYLRHVTITVEDASLTRFDLLTSPVTGIAYNLSLTLKVRNPNWAMSMKNVEPFVAAYRFDGQQFDRVQIAATGDKHPAGATRVYHLTSSSQGAFVSLGSAGEQEYKKESKTGTFDVEVALTRKVSYTARYTKCKIEAVCPLKLQLVKPDSTTVVFQKVKCKLQKAEKNC